One Triticum dicoccoides isolate Atlit2015 ecotype Zavitan chromosome 5B, WEW_v2.0, whole genome shotgun sequence genomic window carries:
- the LOC119312466 gene encoding putative pentatricopeptide repeat-containing protein At5g43820, translating to MARLLLHRSLSYSTSAADMVVSSIRLLSATNPTKSAPTPTPVHPINPNPDPVAAPPPPPRTTTTNLLSPADRLRGVFLQKPPGRAALHRALSSTGLDALSPEVLSDVVSRGNLSGSATVDLLDWAISSAKLPPSIHTCNIVIRALGRRKFFTSVEPALEVMRKNGVFPDLTTLQIIMDTLVAARQVNKAVQLLESDQFGLGIGQTCHRKEAFSALIECLCRRSHVGVASSLVQVARGQPFSLDKQVYNDVLGGWARFGRVDKLQHFWAMMQEDGLVPDDVSHCHLIEALGRAGQTEEALRVFEKMAQEGYGPTTMAYNALVFNFISLGDLDRSIRYYKDMVDNNCPPNSDTYCKMIRAHLKARRVADALQMFDDMLAQGVLPDTGLITSFIEPLCTFGPPHAALMIYQKSRKAGCTISLKAYKLLLERLARFGKSGTVLNIWEEMQESGYPSDKEIYEFIVNGLCNVGKVDAAVSVVEESLRKGFCLGRVVYSKLNDRLLEMDKVETAYNLSKKIKHGRTLANSRNYCRANGWHL from the coding sequence ATGGCCCGCCTCCTCCTCCATCGTAGCCTCAGCTATTCCACCTCCGCCGCCGACATGGTCGTCTCCTCCATCCGCCTCCTCTCCGCCACCAACCCCACCAAATCAGCCCCAACCCCCACTCCTGTCCACCCCATTAACCCCAATCCCGATCCAGTAgcagctcctccccctcctcctcgcaccaccaccaccaacctccTGTCCCCGGCGGACCGCCTCCGCGGGGTCTTCCTCCAGAAGCCCCCCGGCCGCGCCGCCCTCCACCGGGCCCTCTCCTCCACGGGCCTCGACGCCCTCTCCCCGGAGGTTCTCTCCGATGTGGTCAGCCGCGGCAACCTCAGCGGctccgccaccgtcgacctcctcgactGGGCCATCTCCAGCGCCAAGCTCCCCCCTTCCATACATACCTGCAACATCGTCATCAGGGCTCTGGGCAGGAGGAAGTTCTTCACCTCAGTCGAGCCTGCCCTGGAGGTAATGCGGAAAAATGGCGTCTTTCCGGACCTAACCACGCTGCAGATCATCATGGATACTCTGGTTGCTGCCAGGCAGGTCAACAAGGCCGTCCAACTGCTCGAGAGCGACCAATTTGGGTTAGGAATTGGGCAAACTTGCCACAGAAAGGAGGCCTTCTCTGCTCTCATCGAATGCCTCTGCCGGAGGTCACATGTCGGCGTTGCCAGTTCGCTCGTACAGGTTGCCCGTGGACAACCATTCAGTCTTGATAAACAAGTGTACAATGACGTGCTTGGCGGTTGGGCGAGGTTTGGGAGGGTTGATAAGCTGCAGCATTTCTGGGCAATGATGCAGGAGGATGGGCTAGTGCCCGATGATGTTTCGCATTGCCATCTCATCGAGGCATTGGGGAGGGCAGGGCAGACCGAGGAGGcgctcagggtgtttgagaaaatgGCACAAGAGGGATATGGTCCAACTACGATGGCCTACAATGCACTTGTTTTCAATTTTATCTCACTGGGGGACTTGGACAGGTCCATCAGGTATTACAAGGATATGGTGGACAATAATTGTCCTCCAAACAGTGACACATACTGCAAGATGATTAGAGCCCATCTGAAAGCACGCAGGGTGGCTGATGCACTTCAAATGTTTGATGACATGCTGGCTCAAGGAGTTCTGCCAGATACAGGCTTAATTACATCATTCATCGAGCCACTTTGCACGTTTGGGCCTCCTCATGCTGCCTTGATGATCTACCAAAAGAGTAGGAAGGCTGGGTGTACGATATCCTTGAAAGCATACAAGCTTCTGCTTGAAAGGCTTGCCAGGTTTGGGAAAAGCGGCACAGTGTTGAACATTTGGGAGGAGATGCAAGAGAGCGGGTATCCATCCGATAAAGAAATTTACGAGTTTATTGTAAATGGGCTTTGCAATGTGGGTAAGGTTGATGCTGCTGTTTCTGTGGTGGAGGAATCACTTAGGAAAGGCTTCTGTCTAGGGAGAGTTGTTTATAGCAAACTGAATGACAGGCTGCTGGAGATGGACAAAGTGGAGACTGCATACAATTTGTCAAAGAAAATCAAACATGGTCGCACACTTGCTAATTCACGCAACTATTGTCGTGCTAATGGTTGGCACCTGTGA